taatcaaataagtacataaacataaatatttgaatgaatatatatattaaaaaagcaaGAAATAAGGATGGAATGAACTATTCAAAGTAAAATAGACGAAGACTACAAAGAAATCAAGGGATAGATAAATGCATAAGGTCATGAATGGATATAAGCAAGGAATAAAAGAATAAGGAAAGTAAATAATCAATTGTATTGATGAACAAATAGATAAGTATAATACAATTCAGTgcaagaaatatgttttttttcaattAGTATCATAGTTTGTTCAAAGCTTCATCAATGTGATTTTaagtaaacagacacacacacacacacacgcatatatatacacacacatatatatatatatatgtatatatatatatatatatatatatatatatatatatatatatatatatatatatatatatgtatatatatcacatatgaaatatgcaaacatgtgtttatatatgtatactgcatgtaTACAGTGCATGCCTTTTGATTTGGAGAAGGTGGATGTAGGTTCTCAGCAGTTCTAAAATGAAGATGCTGGGCTGGCCGTTGCTAATGTCTGATTCACCACAGTCGATTAGCTACCAGGTATATAATATACGACAGTTCTCATTTAAGACATTTTATGTTCAAACAGAGATTACTCAAATAATTTCTGATGACATGGGAAATGAGTGTACAAGTAATCGCATTATAATTTCAGGATGAAATACATTCTCATATATTTTGTAGACCTTCGACTTTTACTAATACCATGTTACACAGGAATAAAAGTGAACaaataattatttagatatatagataaataaattataaacaacCGAAATGCTTCGGGAAAGATCAAATTTACGTCTTCGCTGTAAATGAAAttagattctttttcttttcaaattattgGTTACTTCAAACAAGTGTCTTTGCCCAGCCATTTAGGGGTTTGGTCCACGGTATTAGTCAGCTATTAATACTAAAAGAATGCAAATACTATGACCTTagtatcttttatttttaataacagAAAGGTTCTCAAACTGATGCATTTTGTTTGCATTGAATGGAAGCAATATCACACCTTCAAtggtttatttcttatttaaaacacagatctgttttcattatatttcatattttactgaTGACAAATttgatagtatttttatttttgcataattgTGTGCAAAACACTATTTCATACGCATATTAAATGGAATATATGATTATTATCAAAAAATGACATACGTAAAAATGGTCAGAAAATCCTAATTCTATCATAATTATCAAGCCAATTCTAAGTAACAAACAAACAATGGATAAGATGAATCAAGTTAAAAAACAATGCTTGAATGTtggttgttttattcatttatttatttcttattaatttcagAAAGTAAAAGTATCATACTGGGGTCAGAAATCCCTTATAATGTAGAAAGGTAATCGCCATGTTAATCAAAAGAAACAAAGACAAAATCTTTTGAGATGATCTGCAAAAAATTAAGAAGTgttttattataattctaataCTTTTAGGAGTTTAACAGATTAATCAATAACCTAAAATCTATTCTAATAACTTCTCAAATTCATTTACTTGTTTTAAACTAAATCCCGAACACAGAATATTCATCAAATAATTTGATGAGATGGaaattatataatgaaaagaatatcattatattattcataattatagAGTTTTCGATGTAACTAAGTCATGTCttaatattttagaaaaagaacaaaaaatattttctaaatctgGTAATTTGTGGAATTTCCGCGATAAGATGAAAGCTCAAAAAGATTTTTGTCCGTTTTCCGAGTTTATTGATAAAGTTTTATTGTTCTGTAACTTATTTTGATAATCTTAGTTATATAAAGAAAGGGTATAGAAAACAATGATGTTCTAtagaatagatttatttatttatgaaaatagataaaaactttAGCATTTATGTcaaaaaaatttttactttttacatatcagtttgCGAGTAACATCTATAAGAAGAATCAGGGAAGTGAGAATAACCTGGTAAGATATGATAGATATATTCTCATGAGATTATTTGAATTTTATCATATCGGTCAGGACTAGATAAAACTTCAGTAAGATGAAATACTTCGTCAGAATGAGTAATGTTCAGAGTTCTttgtacagtttatatacatatactgtttttttctatttttagccTAAAACTTTCTGACACAGAAATTATCCTTGTGCGCCCTGTGCAGCTTGTGCAGCCTGCTGTGCAGCAGCCCTGAGTTCCTCCTCAGTTGGGTACTGGAGACTGGCACCAGGCTGGCACTCGTATCTGGGACAGCAGGCTGGGTACGGCTTAGCTTGGTCGGCTTCGTTGACGACTCTGCAGCCGGGAGACGGCTTTGGCTCAAAGCCACAGTCCTCCACCTTTTCGAAGAGCCGGTTTTCGTGTTGGAGGCAGGTGGCTCTGCCACAGAAGGGAGCCAGAGACCAAGACTGGCCTACGGCGAAGGCCTTTCTGGCTGTGAATCCATAACACTGGCGGGAGCctctgttaaaataagaattttttctttaattttatttattactttcatgAGTTTAATAAGTTTACATTTATCATTTTCCCCCTTTACATGagaaaatcgctacaaaataaacAATTACAGCTGGAGGAGGAACTTATATTGactatatattgataatttattttagGCCAATAGTCTTATTTTTTAAATTCCTTAAGCGAAAAAAAGTTAGAATGATACTAACCTTTTCGGACCTCAGCAGGCAATGTTCGAACATTTGGTTTTGGCTGGATAGCATTCTGGGCAACAGCCACAACAACACAGAAGGAGGCTACAATCAGGAATTTCATCTTGGCtgtgaacaaagaaaataaaaaacttttatttgcatatttatagttttgaatttGATTTAGAACTTCTGTATCCCGATGAGCAATTACATTTGACCATTCATACTTGTCGGAAGCTTTTCATGTTTGATGGAAgcattttattctaaatatttgtTTTCACTGTGGTCAGATAGAAAAGCAATGGAAATTATTTCTATAGTATTTCAAAACAAATATCAAAAGTCATAGTTGTTTTACAAAAACTGATGATTCAAAGTTTAATAACTattgttatagatatagatataagcttGATTACTAAAAATAACTTTTAAGGAAATCTGTTTTAATATCCTTTTTCAATTACTAAACAGTTAACAATATGAATATAATAGTAGCGGCCAATATGATAATTTACATATAATAGAGCATTaatacatttatatcatatatcgACAACTCATTGAGTATGGAACATGAATATGTAATGGTATTGttatcaagaaaaatatatgtgAATTGGCAATATGAAACataacatatttattttgataatttcttttgaagtaggctgccataaaaaaaaaaaaaaaaaaaaaaaaaaaaaaaaaaaaacaagcataaaAGTCTCATCTAAGAAGCCCATAAATATAAGCAATGACCTTTCAATTCTATATTTTCTCAACTCTTACCTTAGTTGGCTTTAGTATTGTTGCTACTCGGAAGAACAGCAGGAGTATTTGACACTGACTAAGGAAGCTCTGATGTTTATATCCTGCAAGGGAAGAAGATCCCACGAGATGCCAGATACCACCTTTTTTGTGCCCTTAGCCAGTTAGTTTTGTCCAACACCGGCTGAACGGACAGGGATTTAGCGAAATGAGTCGGTCCTACGAATACTTCATCAACTTTCTTCTAAAACTGGGAAtaattatgtatgaaaaatatcttatttgtcGTCTTCATGAAATTTCAATGAGGATATTGATACGTTATGGCACTTTCGAAACGCGGTAAATTCCCAAGAATATTGCAGCCGGAATTCCACGAGTGGGAGCAAGAAGTGCAGATTGCGAAAGTCAGTTTGCTTACGAAAGAGCCCCAGGTTCAGTCATTCGCTCACTACCCGAGTCAGCCTCCATGTTTGAAGAAGAAGAATCGAATATATGTAATGGCAaacgttttttcttttcttttggaaatCTATTTTACTTTACCATCAAATTGCGGTACCTCCGAAATTATTACTTCGTTTCCTTATACGGGTGAAGAAACATTGAAGCTATTATGTAAAAGCCTTTTCTGATGAATGACGAACAATTGATATAATTGGTTGATCATTTTCATTTGTATACGAGATTTAAGACTAACGATACACAGTTAACCACAAACTGAAGTAaaggtataactctctctctctctctctctctctctctctctctctctctctctctctctctctctctctctctctctccatgggccATTAATGGACCTTAGGTCCATTCTGTGGCTGAGACACCTATCTCcaacaggaaacacacacacacacacacacacacacacacacacacacatatatatatatatatatatatatatatatatatatatatatatatatatatatatatatatatatatatatatatatatatatgaagggaatGACGTAAGTTTTAGTTACGTAAATAGGTAGTTAGTTACTTAAGTACATGATGTCTAATTTTGATAACATTACATTCCGGTAAACCATAGAATAAAGACGTCATTATTAAATGCATAGGTCATGTAAATGTTGCACAAGGTTTGCTCAGTATTTCATCTCATTAGTTCTTCACTTTGCTTATTTTGATTGACAGGAATCTCGTCTAATTAATCTATAGGGGTTTTATCTTCTATGTATGATACTTTCAGAAGAGAAGGAATGAGAACTCATTACCACTACTCGTATCAATAAACAAAATACCTCTATGCATAAAGTGTTTACTTAATCTAATTTATTGTGTGGATTTTTTACTACACGAAATCACAATAACATTATGATACATTTGAAAATTCTGAAGAGATtgtaaagttcactcatgaatggcagaggcaaggaccggTCAATTTCCCAAGGATCGAACATATATGCAGTAGGCCTACATATGATAAGCTCCTAAGGCCCCTCTATACCTACGCTAGTCCaagggggaccaggcaatggctgttagtcTTGCGCAATTCTTAACCAAGTTTTTGGCTACAGTCCGTAGTTGACTTACTACCCGGTACCATTTCTGGAGTCAAAATAACAAGGGAAAATGAGACTGTTGAAATAATTATTACATGCGTTTATCGAAAGGTAATCATTTTAATTAGTTTAGAGAATTACAATAAATacatcataaaattatcaaaatttctttGTTAAAGAAGTCTGAATGTGTCAGGTCCATCTTACCAGACTTAACcggctaaaaagaaagaaaaaaaaaattcaattggccAAGAAAGTCCAGAAAGCGATTTGCGTGAGTAGCAGTAAATCTCTTTTTTcacttgcctatttttttttttttttttttttttttttttttgctaaagagCCATTCCTGGGGTTTGACGAGGGACTTTACCAGGGACGACTATTTATTGCTGCAATTCAGGTTTGGGTACAGTGGCTTGGGTACCTGAAATTTGTAATCTTTATCTTTTCATATCTTGGAATTCATTGTGCATCGATCGATTTGAACTAAATGCAACGGATTTTCTTAAATGATtctaaatgttattattatataccttattttttttttttaatgtgatctGCTAGATTGaattaaacattattttcaattatttcataataatctataccttttaaattgaaagaaaataagataacaaATCAATGTCAACTTTACAAGATGAAATATAGGTGGTAGGTAGGTTAAAGTACCAGCCAGCCTTTGATTATTACCACTAAAGAATTATGTGATCATTTAAGTACTGGTCTGACGGTTTCAATCCTTCTGTAATTATAACtctttccattgcctacacaaacacacacacacacacacacacacacacacacacacacacacactgagaaaTCAATTTTATTCCACAAACATCATCCTCCTTCTTTTGATATCTGACAGAACTAAGTCTAATACATATGCCTTTGCCTTAGACTCCCTTGCAAGTAAGTAGCCACTACATCTTCTATGATAGCGCCACAGCCTCCGACCTTTGCTCCACCACTGTCTGGAGTTAAATTCCTCCGTAAGtttctcttcttccttttattatttttttttatactctgaGTTTGGTAGGGTAATATATGGCTTTTATCTTATCCCATTCTTTATCAAGATATTTGATCTTCGTTTCCAAATCCATGACTATTGTATTTCTTCATCTACATAGCTAGATTTGAAAAATTTTGACAGAGGACTCAAATATTACAAGTAATGGGGGTTCATTTATAGTTTTGCTGTAAGAGGAAATGCAACACTAGAGCAATATCTTGCAACATCATTTCCACATTTTTCCTTTCTGAGGGGAAGCAAAATTTAGTGTTGAAACGATTATTTTCCATCTCTGGTACAGCTTGTAAATAAATGTGAGCTTATGTTTGTTTGATTGTCCATCTGATAAAATATACTTGCTAAAATGTGTGTTTAAATGGGTGCCTATACAAATACAATCGtgaaaaactttttttatgaaacaaCAAAATCTATACGTGGTACTTGAGATATTTCGGTGgtattaatagtatacagattAAGACTTTAGATCAAAAGTTATATCAAGTTAATATAAATTATCTGAAAGTCCCTGAATCTTATtagtgagaaaatagaaaaaaattaaaaacttttttaaaaacaTTCGGCACTGCTGATgtacgcttcttcttcttcttcttccgcaaAGAAATGGAATGTGTTGACTGGGTGCCGGGGTTAGGGTAGGAGAGGAGATGGGTGGACCATCCGGTTTTTAAGCAAGCCATCTTGCGTCATATActagttcttagtcagggaattcTAACAGGAAGATTCCTGGGAATTTACCTGATATTGCATCTGCCAAATTATATTCATAGTCTGTATTGTAATGACTTAATAACAATAACTCATTATATATCGTTATGAATTGCGTGTGTCATTTCTAGGACTAAGAATAAACAAGATTTAGTTTTCTATTCAGTAAAACTCGACGATAGACTTGGCACATTGAATGGCGCCAAAATAGTGTAAATAATGGAGTAACTGGCATCTCAACTGATCTCCTCTCCACATCGCATATAAAGACCATCAGCATCTTTGGTCAGCATCAATTTCACCAGTTGTTCTTCTTAGTAGCAACATAGCTAGATCGATTTGAGGTAAGGCTTTAGATTTTAGAGGATACAAAATTATATGGTTAATATTTATGTTAATAAGATCTTTGAATAATTTGATATACACATATAATCCATAAAATGTATAGGAGAAATAACCAAGCTATATTCTTTCAATATCTGTATGAGGTAatttaatgataaattataaaaatggaaatttatttaAATTCTATGGGTATTTTACACACATCTTTCAATTGCTGAACAATTACAATTCTGGAGACCTCAATAGAATCCTTTTATGTTTGGCAATatatccaaagtaaaaaaaaaaaaacaaattgaagaatttattttgtgttttatttatgACAATAAAAGTGCACCACaatattaccattatgaaattCAGATTAGAGTTAGATCATTATTCAGGTAAATCATAATTCTAAAATTTGTACTTCTAACTTACATCTGTCgataaagaaaatgaaagtgtATAGAAAATATACTtgtatctcataaaaaaaaaataatgaatttggtTTTTCAAATGTAATGAATATAATATTCTTCTAAGGTAAAGAAATGTCAAAACCCAACTCAAAGCTGAAtatctcttttcctttttattacagCCAAGATGAAATTCCTGATTGTAGCTTCCTTCTGCTTGGCAGCGGCTGTTGCTCAAAACGCTATCCAGCCAAAACCAAATGTCCGTACATTGCCTGCTGAGGTCCGAAAAGGTTAGTATCTATGATATTTACTTATTACTGAccaatatattttcacaaaaaattCTATCCATCCAAGGTGATAATACTTAATACATTGTAACATTAAGGATATACATTGAAGAAGAGTAGGTAAATTACTAAATAGTCTATGTTTGTTGATCAATATTCTATCATTTTAACAGAGGCTCCCGGCCAGTGTTATGGATTCACGGCCAGAAAGGCCTTCGCCGTGGGCCAGTCTTGGTCCCTGACTCCCTTCTGTGGCAGAGCCACCTGTCTCCAACACGAAAACCGGCTCTTCGAAAAGGTGGAGGACTGTGGCTTTGAGCCAAAGCCGTCTCCCGGCTGCAGAGTCGTCAACGAAGCCGACCAAGCTAAGCCGTACCCAGCCTGCTGTCCCAGATACGAGTGCCAGCCTGGTGCCAGTCTCCAGTACCCAACTGAGGAGGAACTCAGGGCTGCTGCACAGCAGGCTGCACAAGCTGCACAGGGTTAAGAGACCCAGAAAGATTTCTGCAGAGAGCATTGACGAAGTTATAAATGCAAACCGTGCTATGTCTATAGAATTAAGATTTCATGgcattatatagtatatacagattTTTATCCTTCATAGGCCTTTAATGAGGCTGTCACAATATCATATCAATCAAGTCATTTTGTTTTATAATATGCACAAATATTTTCTCAAGGTTAGTTCACTTATTCAACTTATGTAAATAATTAACTGTTAAATGGATATGGTGAAGTAGTTTGGATGATTGTTGAAATacttttgtttctatttttatatgaaaataaagattattattgaaAGACATTATGTACTTAAAACCCTTATACAGTATCAAACTATGTCCACAACAAAACcgaaaaagctatatatatatatatatatatatatatatatatatatatatatatatatatatatatatatatatatatatatatatatatatacatatatatatatatatgtgtgtgtgtatatatatatatatatatatatatatatatatatatatatatatatatatatatatatatatatatatatgtgtgtgtatatatatatatatatatatatatatatatatatatatatatctatatatatatatatatatatatatatacatatatatgtatacatatatatatatatatatatatatatatatatatatatatatatatatatatatatatatatatatatatatatatgtgtgtatatatatattaggaaacatATATTAAAGTTATTACTTTCATCTTATTGACATTGAAATTGAAACAGATGCAAGGAACTCTCATGCAGAAAATCCGTCACATGTGAGGTCAGTCTTAGAATGACCTCAGGTCAATCgataaaggaaaagaagacgagtcAAGTGTCAATGGAAAAGACTCCCAAGGCTTGAGTTCAAATTTATCCTTTTTGTTGGTGATGAGAAGTTTCAAGAAGAGATCTTTGGTTAATGGTACTTGAGTAGTGTACTGGGTCAGATTTTACCCCGAAAGtcatatttttattcaatatcataaaattaaaaactttttcatCATTCTTTATTATATTGTCAATGTAATTATGCATCAGAGTTTGAGGTACACTGGAGAATGTACAGATTCTCAAAAGAATGTagagataaagaaaagaaataaagttaGGTacgaaaaaataatcaaataagtacataaacataaatatttgaatgaatatatatattaaaaaagcaaGAAATAAGGATGGAATGAACTATTCAAAGTAAAATAGACGAAGACTACAAAGAAATCAAGGGATAGATAAATGCATAAGGTCATGAATGGATATAAGCAAGGAATAAAAGAATAAGGAAAGTAAATAATCAATTGTATTGATGAACAAATAGATAAGTATAATACAATTCAGTgcaagaaatatgttttttttcaattAGTATCATAGTTTGTTCAAAGCTTCATCAATGTGATTTTaagtaaacagacacacacacacacacgcatatatatacacacacatatatatatatatgtatatatatatatatatatatatatatatatatatatatatatatatatatatatatatatgtatatatatcacatatgaaatatgcaaacatgtgtttatatatgtatactgcatgtaTACAGTGCATGCCTTTTGATTTGGAGAAGGTGGATGTAGGTTCTCAGCAGTTCTAAAATGAAGATGCTGGGCTGGCCGTTGCTAATGTCTGATTCACCACAGTCGATTAGCTACCAGGTATATAATATACGACAGTTCTCATTTAAGACATTTTATGTTCAAACAGAGATTACTCAAATAATTTCTGATGACATGGGAAATGAGTGTACAAGTAATCGCATTATAATTTCAGGATGAAATACATTCTCATATATTTTGTAGACCTTCGACTTTTACTAATACCATGTTACACAGGAATAAAAGTGAACaaataattatttagatatatagataaataaattataaacaacCGAAATGCTTCGGGAAAGATCAAATTTACGTCTTCGCTGTAAATGAAAttagattctttttcttttcaaattattgGTTACTTCAAACAAGTGTCTTTGCCCAGCCATTTAGGGGTTTGGTCCACGGTATTAGTCAGCTATTAATACTAAAAGAATGCAAATACTATGACCTTagtatcttttatttttaataacagAAAGGTTCTCAAACTGATGCATTTTGTTTGCATTGAATGGAAGCAATATCACACCTTCAAtggtttatttcttatttaaaacacagatctgttttcattatatttcatattttactgaTGACAAATttgatagtatttttatttttgcataattgTGTGCAAAACACTATTTCATACGCATATTAAATGGAATATATGATTATTATCAAAAAATGACATACGTAAAAATGGTCAGAAAATCCTAATTCTATCATAATTATCAAGCCAATTCTAAGTAACAAACAAACAATGGATAAGATGAATCAAGTTAACAAACAATGCTTGAATGTtggttgttttattcatttatttatttcttattaatttcagAAAGTAAAAGTATCATACTGGGGTCAGAAATCCCTTATAATGTAGAAAGGTAATCGCCATGTTAATCAAAAGAAACAAAGACAAAATCTTTTGAGATGATCTGCAAAAAATTAAGAAGTgttttattataattctaataCTTTTAGGAGTTTAACAGATTAATCAATAACCTAAAATCTATTCTAATAACTTCTCAAATTCATTTACTTGTTTTAAACTAAATCCCGAACACAGAATATTCATCAAATAATTTGATGAGATGGaaattatataatgaaaagaatatcattatattattcataattatagAGTTTTCGATGTAACTAAGTCATGTCttaatattttagaaaaagaacaaaaaatattttctaaatctgGTAATTTGTGGAATTTCCGCGATAAGATGAAAGCTCAAAAAGATTTTTGTCCGTTTTCCGAGTTTATTGATAAAGTTTTATTGTTCTGTAACTTATTTTGATAATCTTAGTTATATAAAGAAAGGGTATAGAAAACAATGATGTTCTAtagaatagatttatttatttatgaaaatagataaaaactttAGCATTTATGTcaaaaaaatttttactttttacatatcagtttgCGAGTAACATCTATAAGAAGAATCAGGGAAGTGAGAATAACCTGGTAAGATATGATAGATATATTCTCATGAGATTATTTGAATTTTATCATATCGGTCAGGACTAGATAAAACTTCAGTAAGATGAAATACTTCGTCAGAATGAGTAATGTTCAGAGTTCTttgtacagtttatatacatatactgtttttttttctatttttagccTAAAACTTTCTGACACTGAAATTATCCTTGTGCGCCCTGTGCAGCTTGTGCAGCCTGCTGTGCAGCAGCCCTGAGTTCCTCCTCAGTTGGGTATTGGAGACTGGCACCAGGCTGGCACTCGTATCTGGGACAGCAGGCTGGGTACGGCTTAGCTTGGTCGGCTTCGTTGACGACTCTGCAGCCGGGAGACGGCTTTGGCTCAAAGCCACAGTCCTCCACCTTTTCGAAGAGCCGATTTTCGTGTTGGAGGCAGGTGGCTCTGCCACAGAAGGGAGTCAGGGACCAAGACTGGCCCACGGCGAAGGCCTTTCTGGCCGTGAATCCGTAGCACTGGTTGGGAGCCTCTGTTGAAAtaagaattttttctttaattttatttattactttcatgAGTTTAATAAGTTTACATTTATCATTATCCCCCTTTACATGagaaaatcgctacaaaataaacAATTATAGCTGGAGGAGGAACTTATATTGactatatattgataatttattttagGCCAATAGTCTTATTTTTTAAATTCCTTAAGCGAAAAAAAGTTAGAATGATACTAACCTTTTCGGACCTCAGCAGGCAATGTTCGAACATTTGGTTTTGGCTGGATAGCATTCTGGGCAACAGCCACAACAACACAGAAGGAGGCTACAATCAGGAATTTCATCTTGGCtgtgaacaaagaaaataaaaaacttttatttgcatatttatagttttgaatttGATTTAGAACTTCTGTATCCCGATGAGCAATTACATTTGACCATTCATACTTGTCGGAAGCTTTTCATGTTTGATGGAAgcattttattctaaatatttgtTTTCACTGTGGTCAGATAGAAAAGCAATGGAAATTATTTCTATAGTATTTCAAAACAAATATCAAAAGTCATAGTTGTTTTACAAAAACTGATGATTCAAAGTTTAATAACTattgttatagatatagatataagcttGATTACTAAAAATAACTTTTAAGGAAATCTGTTTTAATATCCTTTTTCAATTACTAAACAGTTAACAACATGAATATAATAGTAGCGGCCAATATGATAATTTACATATAATAGAGCAATaatacatttatatcatatatcgACAACTCATTCAGTATGGAACATGAATATGTAATAGTATTGttatcaagaaaaatatatgtgAATTGGCAATATGAAACataacatatttattttgataatttcttttgaagtaagctgccataaaaaaaaaaaaaaaaaaacaagcataaaAGTCTCATCTAAGAAGCCCATAAATATAAGCAATGACCTTTCAATTCTATATCTTCTCAACTCTTACCTTAGTTGGCTTATGATTGTTGCTACTCGGAAGAACAGCAGGAGTATTTGACACTGACTAAGGAAGCTCTGATGTTTATATTCTTCAAGGGAAGAAGATGCCAGCGAGATGCCAGATACCACCTTTTTTGTGCCCTTAGCCAGTTAGATTTGTCCAACACCGCCCGAACGAACAGGGATTTAGCGAAATGAGTCGGTCCTACGAATACTTCATCAACTTTCTTCTATAACTGGGAATAATTATGTATGAAAAATGTCTTATTTGTCGTCTTCATGAAATTTCAATGAGGATATTGATACGTTATGGCACTTTCGAAACGCGGTAAATTCCCAAGAATATTGCAGCCGGAATTCCACGAGTGGGAGCAAGAAGTGCAGATTGCGAAAGTCAGTTTGCTTACGAAAGAGCCCCAGGTTCAGTCATTCGCTCACTACCCGAGTCAGCCTCCATGTTTGAAGAAGAAGAATCGAATATATGTAATGGCAaacgttttttcttttcttttggaaatCTATTTTACTTTACCATCCAATTGCGGTACCTCCGAAATATTTCATTGTCCACAGTAGGAATTATTTTTGAGACATTTAACTTCGTTTCCTTATACGGGTGAAGAAACATTGCAGCTATCATGTAAAAGCCTTTTCTGATGAATGACGAACAATTGATATAATTGGTTGATCATTTTCATTTGTATACGAGATTT
The window above is part of the Palaemon carinicauda isolate YSFRI2023 chromosome 11, ASM3689809v2, whole genome shotgun sequence genome. Proteins encoded here:
- the LOC137649518 gene encoding uncharacterized protein: FNRGSRQCYGFTARKAFAVGQSWSLAPFCGRATCLQHENRLFEKVEDCGFEPKPSPGCRVVNEADQAKPYPACCPRYECQPGASLQYPTEEELRAAAQQAAQAAQGAQG
- the LOC137650278 gene encoding uncharacterized protein, with translation MKFLIVASFCLAAAVAQNAIQPKPNVRTLPAEVRKEAPGQCYGFTARKAFAVGQSWSLTPFCGRATCLQHENRLFEKVEDCGFEPKPSPGCRVVNEADQAKPYPACCPRYECQPGASLQYPTEEELRAAAQQAAQAAQG
- the LOC137650269 gene encoding uncharacterized protein isoform X3, which encodes MKFLIVASFCLAVALAQNAIQPKPNVRTLPAEVRKEAPNQCYGFTARKAFAVGQSWSLTPFCGRATCLQHENRLFEKVEDCGFEPKPSPGCRVVNEADQAKPYPACCPRYECQPGASLQYPTEEELRAAAQQAAQAAQGAQG
- the LOC137650269 gene encoding uncharacterized protein isoform X2, with the protein product MKFLIVASFCVVVAVAQNAIQPKPNVRTLPAEVRKEAPNQCYGFTARKAFAVGQSWSLTPFCGRATCLQHENRLFEKVEDCGFEPKPSPGCRVVNEADQAKPYPACCPRYECQPGASLQYPTEEELRAAAQQAAQAAQGAQG